The Algoriphagus sp. TR-M9 genome has a window encoding:
- a CDS encoding O-antigen ligase family protein produces the protein MRNLFIGILCFLLIFSTEIDFDFMTNSDAIRPAVLACLLLLSFVFFAKNFKIPKLNSLAYKFLLAYLFYLFFNMILSIPYEGKINSIVGIYSCFLFSLFFYKNFEYSTIVKSVSYSVFIVSFLGVILFFVSPAFALNHEEFFRFKGLFNHSQRFSLILATGLIILVVDRYKRKLEFFDYLKFIILFVLLLLTKTRANTTFVILIFLIDYFRNVNKIFLILFSIIFFISFIYFDLLDNFTNIYSRDSADVTELTGRTKLWELLMPEIASNLLIGHGFGLFKTGPIPVFSWTPTHAHNLWLMQLYETGIIGTLLFSLFLIYSFSIAIKHKNIFGYSYLYYLIIFIFLSSLTGLIIGGLATPLYFIFFIFLFKEIDRVYGIS, from the coding sequence ATGAGAAATCTTTTTATTGGAATTTTATGTTTCTTATTGATTTTCTCAACTGAAATCGATTTTGATTTTATGACTAATTCAGATGCAATAAGACCAGCAGTACTTGCGTGTCTCTTGTTATTGTCATTTGTATTTTTTGCTAAAAATTTCAAAATCCCTAAATTGAATAGTCTAGCATATAAATTTTTACTTGCTTACTTGTTCTATTTATTTTTTAATATGATTTTATCAATTCCTTATGAAGGAAAAATCAATTCTATTGTTGGAATATATTCTTGTTTTTTATTTTCGTTATTTTTTTATAAAAACTTTGAATATTCTACCATAGTGAAATCAGTTAGTTATTCTGTTTTTATTGTTTCTTTTCTCGGTGTCATATTATTTTTTGTTTCCCCTGCATTTGCACTCAATCATGAAGAATTTTTTAGATTCAAAGGTCTCTTTAATCATTCTCAAAGATTTTCATTGATTTTGGCGACAGGATTAATTATTTTAGTTGTAGATAGATATAAAAGGAAATTAGAATTTTTTGATTATCTTAAATTTATAATTTTATTTGTTTTGTTGTTATTAACTAAAACAAGGGCAAATACAACGTTTGTGATTTTGATTTTTTTGATTGATTATTTTAGAAATGTAAATAAAATTTTTTTGATATTATTTTCAATAATATTTTTTATTTCATTTATATATTTCGATTTGTTAGATAATTTCACAAATATATACTCCCGAGATTCAGCTGATGTTACTGAATTAACTGGACGAACTAAATTATGGGAATTATTAATGCCAGAAATAGCTTCTAATTTATTAATTGGTCATGGCTTTGGATTATTTAAAACTGGTCCTATCCCTGTTTTTTCTTGGACTCCAACTCACGCCCATAATTTGTGGCTTATGCAACTTTATGAAACTGGAATAATTGGGACTTTGTTGTTTTCTCTTTTTTTAATATATAGTTTTTCAATAGCAATTAAACATAAAAATATTTTTGGTTATTCTTATTTATACTATTTAATTATTTTTATTTTTTTATCTAGTTTAACTGGTCTTATTATTGGGGGATTAGCAACTCCTTTGTATTTTATTTTTTTTATTTTTTTATTTAAGGAGATTGATAGGGTTTATGGAATTAGTTAA
- a CDS encoding glycosyltransferase family 4 protein: MKYILAIILTPTFGGPHNQIFRLNDILKNKGYEYIVLTPDENGTGTKRLKEKGIQVINRDLHRPRKSFNPVTHFRYLANFFSDIQFIQQVIVDYKIDLVQLCGLFNIQGAIAANRSNVPVVWQLLSNFAPKWLRNLLSPVVKDRSNVIMTTGLGIAKEHGDIANFNKLVPFYPPVDCNSFEFNDDKKKIVREYLNVPHDAFLIGTIGNQNRQKAHENLVEICDRFKQKAGKEGVFFRVIGNRTESQRPYYKSNVIERIKAKGLDREGFLTVSEPEFEISDYLSAFDVFLLTSKAEGVPTVILESMASSLPIVTSDVGAISEVVKDKVNGCLYQLDDLDKAVDYLIHHSLNPNDIERIGELNKCEAIEKYDVSECARIHISAFKLAMDQS; encoded by the coding sequence ATGAAATATATTCTAGCTATAATTCTGACTCCGACTTTTGGGGGACCTCACAATCAAATTTTTAGGTTAAATGATATTCTTAAAAATAAGGGATATGAATACATTGTATTAACCCCTGATGAAAATGGTACTGGCACAAAACGGTTGAAAGAGAAGGGGATTCAAGTCATTAATCGAGATCTTCATAGACCTAGGAAATCATTTAATCCAGTAACTCATTTTCGATACCTGGCTAATTTTTTTTCTGATATACAGTTTATACAACAGGTAATTGTGGATTATAAGATTGATTTGGTTCAGTTATGTGGATTATTTAATATTCAAGGGGCTATAGCTGCAAATCGTAGCAATGTCCCTGTGGTATGGCAGTTACTTAGTAATTTCGCCCCCAAATGGTTGAGGAATCTCCTATCACCAGTTGTAAAAGATCGTTCTAATGTTATTATGACTACCGGATTGGGAATAGCTAAAGAACATGGGGATATAGCGAACTTCAACAAATTGGTACCATTCTACCCACCTGTGGATTGTAATTCTTTTGAATTCAATGATGACAAAAAGAAAATTGTGCGAGAGTATTTGAATGTTCCGCATGATGCTTTTCTTATCGGTACTATAGGGAATCAAAACAGGCAAAAGGCCCATGAAAATTTGGTCGAAATATGCGATAGATTTAAGCAAAAAGCTGGTAAAGAGGGTGTTTTTTTCAGGGTTATTGGAAATAGGACAGAATCGCAAAGGCCTTACTACAAAAGTAATGTAATTGAACGGATAAAAGCTAAAGGCTTAGATAGAGAAGGCTTCCTCACTGTTTCTGAACCTGAATTTGAGATATCAGATTATTTATCTGCATTTGATGTGTTTTTATTGACTTCCAAAGCTGAAGGAGTACCCACGGTCATCCTAGAATCAATGGCTTCTTCATTGCCTATAGTGACTTCTGATGTTGGTGCAATTTCTGAGGTGGTAAAAGATAAGGTGAATGGCTGTCTATATCAATTAGACGATTTGGATAAGGCTGTGGATTATCTTATACATCATAGTTTGAACCCAAATGATATAGAGAGGATAGGAGAATTAAATAAGTGTGAAGCCATAGAAAAATACGATGTGTCTGAGTGCGCCAGGATTCACATAAGTGCCTTTAAACTAGCAATGGACCAGTCATGA
- a CDS encoding NAD-dependent epimerase/dehydratase family protein, which translates to MKKALVCGAGGFIGGHLVNRLKSEGYWVRGVDIKENEYGNTNSDEFVVGDLRDVNVVKQVITSDLDEIYQLAADMGGAGFVFTGDNDADIMHNSALCNLNVLEEMKNKGIKKVFYSSSACMYPEYNQMDPDNPKCSEDSAYPAAPDSEYGWEKLFSERLYLTYNRNHGFDSKIGRFHNIFGPQGTWNGGREKAPAAICRKVAMAQNGDVIEVWGDGTQTRSFLIVDECVDGIRRLMNSEFAGPVNIGSEEMISIQNFTKLVIDISGKNLSIRNIEGPTGVKGRNSDNKLIKEKLGWAPSIPLRNGVEKTYNWILDQIKVSENV; encoded by the coding sequence ATGAAAAAAGCATTAGTTTGTGGAGCAGGAGGTTTTATAGGAGGACATTTGGTAAACAGGTTGAAAAGCGAAGGTTATTGGGTTCGTGGGGTAGATATCAAAGAGAATGAGTATGGTAATACAAATTCAGATGAATTTGTTGTAGGAGATTTACGGGATGTAAACGTGGTAAAGCAGGTCATTACTTCTGATTTGGATGAAATCTATCAACTTGCAGCTGATATGGGGGGCGCAGGTTTTGTATTTACAGGTGATAATGATGCGGATATCATGCACAATAGTGCTTTATGTAATTTGAATGTTTTAGAAGAAATGAAGAATAAGGGTATTAAAAAAGTATTCTACTCTTCTTCTGCTTGTATGTATCCAGAATATAATCAAATGGATCCAGACAATCCTAAATGTTCTGAGGATAGTGCATATCCAGCCGCTCCAGATAGTGAATATGGATGGGAAAAACTATTTAGTGAGCGATTGTATTTAACCTACAATAGAAACCATGGTTTTGATTCTAAAATAGGTAGGTTTCACAATATATTCGGTCCGCAAGGAACCTGGAATGGAGGTAGAGAAAAAGCGCCTGCTGCAATTTGTAGAAAAGTAGCAATGGCTCAGAATGGGGATGTTATAGAAGTATGGGGTGACGGAACCCAGACCAGGTCATTTTTGATTGTAGATGAATGCGTTGATGGTATTAGAAGATTAATGAATTCTGAATTTGCTGGACCAGTGAATATTGGATCGGAAGAGATGATTTCCATTCAAAACTTTACTAAGCTGGTTATTGATATATCTGGTAAAAACCTATCGATAAGAAATATCGAGGGGCCTACTGGTGTAAAGGGAAGAAATTCCGATAATAAACTAATCAAAGAAAAATTGGGATGGGCACCTTCAATTCCTTTAAGAAATGGTGTTGAGAAAACATATAATTGGATATTAGACCAGATCAAAGTCTCTGAAAATGTCTAA
- a CDS encoding polysaccharide pyruvyl transferase family protein has product MNILILGHFGGHNTGDEAMLYGLLTQLNVDSDFKIHLVTKGRSEDYFFDFPITIVKPGVNQILASLKNSDFVILCGGTHFHDDYVFSRYLRHVRYLSRYLGIFTLAKFSGKKVCLIANGLGPYKFGFTKVLTQAAIRLSNLTTVRDRASYEEIESLGMVSGKTSLSFDLAALLPLTRTETDPNLIGVSLTPLHYYNEDGEDLNQLYQDQVFYGIDKAMKANKDLKVKIFIIRGGDRESDVKISNFLFERLVEIFGESRVLLSEFNYNPIVTLNEIAECKGGFIASRYHSAMLGYISSLPLLFLAYHRKLEDLAFDVKLDHDACVPLSHRILRTDKIKNSIYELSIGDQRFIAAVNPEVMVKKSLENIHLLEDLIRQTN; this is encoded by the coding sequence ATGAATATTTTAATTCTTGGTCATTTCGGCGGGCACAATACTGGAGATGAGGCGATGTTATATGGATTGCTTACTCAGCTTAATGTGGATTCAGATTTTAAAATCCATCTAGTTACCAAAGGTAGGAGCGAAGACTATTTTTTTGATTTCCCCATTACTATTGTTAAGCCTGGGGTTAATCAGATTTTGGCATCCCTTAAAAATTCGGATTTTGTTATTTTATGCGGTGGTACTCATTTCCATGATGATTATGTGTTTTCTAGGTATCTTCGACATGTACGATACCTTTCTCGTTACTTGGGTATTTTCACCTTGGCAAAATTTTCCGGCAAAAAAGTATGTTTGATTGCTAATGGATTGGGACCATATAAATTTGGTTTTACAAAAGTACTGACACAAGCTGCAATTAGATTATCTAATCTCACTACTGTAAGAGATAGAGCATCCTATGAAGAAATTGAAAGTTTGGGAATGGTATCAGGTAAAACTTCATTGAGTTTTGATTTGGCTGCATTATTGCCCTTAACCCGAACTGAAACTGACCCAAACTTAATAGGAGTTTCTTTAACTCCCTTGCATTATTATAATGAGGATGGGGAAGATCTAAATCAACTCTATCAGGACCAGGTCTTTTATGGAATTGATAAAGCGATGAAGGCAAATAAAGACCTTAAGGTTAAAATATTTATTATCAGAGGTGGGGATAGGGAATCTGATGTAAAAATTTCTAATTTCCTATTTGAAAGACTTGTTGAAATATTCGGAGAGAGCAGGGTGTTATTGTCTGAATTTAATTACAATCCTATAGTGACTTTAAATGAAATAGCAGAATGCAAAGGTGGTTTCATAGCCTCTAGGTATCATTCAGCGATGTTGGGCTATATTTCATCTTTGCCTTTACTGTTTTTGGCTTATCATAGGAAGCTTGAGGATTTGGCATTTGATGTGAAGCTTGACCACGACGCATGTGTACCCTTAAGCCACAGAATCTTAAGAACAGATAAGATCAAAAATAGCATTTACGAATTATCTATTGGAGATCAGAGGTTTATAGCGGCAGTAAATCCTGAAGTAATGGTGAAAAAATCACTAGAAAATATCCACTTATTGGAAGATTTAATAAGACAAACCAATTAA
- a CDS encoding oligosaccharide flippase family protein produces MSKFLRDLSSVGLSKGGVIAFGLMKSIIIARWLGPDLNGTLAALTVYPTLFMTIGSLGVSQATTYHVGRGNFSIDGIKRALIHLCVFSSILSVLSCYFLIRYLGNTNASDLVVFLAILPIPFSLFITYNSGIFLGKNEISIYNRINWLPPFVVLFTTVLFIILFEMKIEGALIATLTGPFLMAMFLLFKNDFIEFFSLQFDWGIIKSLLSLGSVYAIALLIINLNYKIDIILLDRMSSPYELGIYSKGSQLMEYLWQIPMLLSTIIFARSANAKNGRDFSLKVAQLLRLSIIFIGIASIALFVLSDEIIRILFGEEFIESGLVQKILLPGVLLLTIFKVLNMDLAGKGKPWISMKAMIPALFLNIILNYILIPSRGASGASIASTISYSISALLFLYFYAKEVRLSVYSILRFSKSDFNFKKIDF; encoded by the coding sequence ATGTCCAAATTTCTAAGGGATTTATCAAGCGTTGGCTTGAGCAAAGGAGGGGTTATTGCTTTTGGATTAATGAAAAGTATCATTATTGCCCGGTGGCTCGGTCCAGATTTAAATGGTACACTTGCTGCCTTGACTGTTTATCCAACATTATTTATGACGATAGGCTCGTTAGGAGTTAGTCAGGCTACTACCTATCACGTCGGAAGAGGTAATTTCAGCATAGATGGAATCAAACGAGCGTTAATTCATTTATGCGTTTTTTCTTCCATTCTTTCTGTTCTTTCGTGTTATTTTCTAATCAGATATTTGGGTAATACAAACGCTTCTGATTTGGTAGTTTTCTTAGCTATTTTGCCTATTCCTTTTTCTCTTTTTATCACCTACAATTCGGGTATTTTTTTAGGGAAAAACGAAATTTCAATTTATAACCGTATCAATTGGCTTCCTCCTTTTGTAGTTCTATTCACTACTGTTTTATTTATCATTCTTTTTGAAATGAAAATTGAAGGAGCTCTAATCGCTACATTAACTGGACCTTTTTTGATGGCAATGTTTCTTCTTTTTAAAAATGATTTTATAGAATTTTTTTCTCTTCAGTTTGATTGGGGAATTATCAAATCACTGTTATCCCTGGGATCAGTTTATGCCATAGCCTTATTAATCATTAATTTAAACTATAAAATAGATATTATTTTGCTGGATAGAATGTCAAGTCCTTATGAATTAGGTATCTATTCCAAAGGTTCCCAATTAATGGAATACCTTTGGCAAATTCCGATGTTGTTAAGTACTATAATTTTTGCAAGAAGCGCAAATGCTAAAAATGGAAGAGATTTTTCATTAAAAGTTGCTCAGCTTTTGCGGCTTTCAATAATATTTATTGGAATAGCATCTATAGCTCTCTTTGTGTTATCTGATGAAATCATCCGGATTTTGTTTGGGGAAGAATTTATTGAAAGTGGTTTGGTACAGAAAATCTTACTTCCAGGTGTACTTCTTTTGACCATATTTAAAGTCTTAAATATGGATTTGGCAGGAAAGGGAAAGCCTTGGATATCAATGAAAGCAATGATTCCCGCTTTGTTTTTGAATATCATTTTGAACTATATTTTGATCCCTAGTAGAGGAGCATCTGGCGCTTCAATAGCCTCTACCATTAGCTATTCGATTTCCGCTTTATTATTTCTATACTTTTATGCTAAAGAGGTTAGGCTTTCTGTCTATTCAATTTTACGGTTTTCAAAAAGTGATTTTAATTTTAAGAAGATAGATTTTTAA
- a CDS encoding WecB/TagA/CpsF family glycosyltransferase, which translates to MINRAITVVDIPLFKDGFDTAVDLVLSEIIHGESSGTNRCISATGAHGIIEAKEDADFKKVLNEFYINLPDGMPGVWVGRAKGAKAMDRCYGPDFFEAMMVKSCKTTIKHFFCGGMEGVADKLKQACSVKFENNNVVGTFCPPFMDVKDYDYESISDLINSSGANIVWVGISSPKQEKFAKYLSQFTQVDFLITVGAAFDFHIGNVKQAPKWMQKSGLEWLFRLSVEPKRLYKRYVSIVPKFAFYGVKDLINYKLKLNK; encoded by the coding sequence ATGATAAATAGAGCTATTACTGTGGTAGATATACCACTTTTTAAAGATGGATTTGATACTGCTGTTGATCTTGTTTTGTCAGAGATTATACACGGGGAGAGTAGTGGGACAAACAGGTGCATCAGTGCAACAGGTGCACATGGCATAATAGAAGCAAAAGAAGATGCGGATTTCAAAAAGGTTTTAAATGAGTTTTATATCAATTTGCCTGACGGTATGCCTGGAGTATGGGTAGGAAGGGCTAAAGGAGCAAAGGCTATGGATAGGTGCTATGGGCCGGACTTTTTTGAAGCCATGATGGTGAAATCATGTAAGACAACTATTAAACATTTTTTTTGCGGAGGCATGGAAGGGGTAGCTGATAAATTAAAGCAGGCATGTAGTGTGAAGTTTGAAAATAATAATGTAGTAGGGACGTTTTGTCCTCCATTTATGGATGTCAAAGATTATGATTATGAGTCTATTTCCGATCTAATAAACTCTTCGGGTGCAAATATTGTCTGGGTTGGGATTAGCAGTCCAAAGCAGGAGAAGTTTGCCAAATATCTTTCGCAATTTACGCAAGTGGATTTTTTAATTACAGTTGGTGCTGCATTCGATTTTCATATTGGTAATGTAAAGCAAGCCCCTAAATGGATGCAAAAGTCGGGATTAGAGTGGTTATTTAGATTAAGTGTGGAACCAAAAAGACTTTACAAAAGGTATGTGAGCATCGTACCAAAATTTGCATTTTACGGAGTAAAAGATTTAATAAATTATAAACTTAAATTAAATAAATGA
- a CDS encoding glycosyltransferase family 2 protein yields the protein MKEMLPKVSIVTGFYNREDYVEDSIKSLLNQDYENLEIIIFDDCSTDRTFEKIGEICGDNFKVHLIKHERNLGFVKGMINAINCSSGEFIAVHGSGDISLPNRVSKQVGFLNANPTLVGVGCYYANVDFANDVYKKVKRDGPFDFNCFYKSNPFSHGEVMYRKSVYHKVGGYRDIFKFSQDLDLWLRMSKEGEFGCVKEILYERIINFTGASYSPSKIILQRKYSILAKELNTLGLVKQNEIISYANEIGVHQYINSRHPLVQKHLFYMFNVLSAKNQLRDIEVFLNNSYGIRYYYYYLISYFMNFNFFKYSINRLYKIFINR from the coding sequence ATGAAAGAAATGTTACCAAAAGTATCGATAGTTACGGGATTCTATAATAGGGAGGATTATGTTGAGGATTCGATCAAGTCCCTTTTAAACCAAGATTATGAAAACTTGGAAATAATAATTTTTGATGACTGTTCCACTGACAGAACCTTTGAAAAGATTGGTGAGATTTGTGGTGATAACTTTAAGGTCCATCTTATAAAACATGAAAGGAATTTGGGATTTGTTAAAGGGATGATTAATGCGATTAATTGCTCCTCAGGCGAATTTATAGCTGTTCATGGTTCTGGAGATATTTCTTTGCCCAATAGAGTAAGTAAGCAAGTTGGATTTCTTAATGCCAATCCGACTTTAGTTGGAGTGGGATGCTACTATGCAAATGTGGATTTTGCAAATGATGTTTATAAAAAAGTTAAAAGAGATGGTCCTTTTGATTTTAATTGTTTTTATAAGTCAAACCCTTTTTCTCATGGCGAAGTTATGTATAGAAAAAGCGTATATCACAAAGTAGGTGGATATAGGGATATTTTTAAGTTCTCTCAAGATTTAGATTTATGGTTAAGAATGTCTAAAGAGGGTGAATTTGGTTGTGTTAAAGAAATTTTATATGAGCGAATCATAAACTTCACTGGTGCATCTTATTCTCCGAGTAAGATAATTCTACAAAGAAAATATTCTATTCTTGCTAAAGAATTAAATACTTTAGGATTAGTTAAACAAAATGAAATTATATCATATGCAAATGAAATTGGAGTCCATCAATATATAAACTCGCGTCATCCTTTGGTTCAAAAACATTTATTTTATATGTTTAATGTTTTATCTGCTAAGAATCAATTGAGAGATATTGAAGTTTTTTTAAATAATTCATATGGGATTAGATATTATTATTATTATTTAATAAGTTATTTTATGAATTTTAATTTTTTCAAATATAGTATTAATCGTTTGTATAAGATTTTTATAAATAGATGA
- a CDS encoding cupin domain-containing protein, giving the protein MSNYSVDLQRLTSVNNAHGFGKKLVFKNNDELNNSLTQIALGVFQPGESCEEHKHPTMFEYFYFLKGEGTYRVGGENIKIYNGLLVEIPAGVLHSLHNEGLDELRFLYWGIAI; this is encoded by the coding sequence ATGTCTAATTATAGCGTAGATTTACAGAGGTTAACATCTGTAAACAATGCTCATGGCTTTGGGAAAAAGCTAGTCTTTAAAAATAATGATGAGCTAAATAATTCATTGACTCAAATTGCATTGGGTGTTTTTCAACCTGGTGAATCCTGCGAAGAACATAAGCATCCTACAATGTTTGAGTATTTTTACTTTCTAAAGGGTGAAGGTACATACCGTGTTGGAGGTGAGAATATTAAAATTTACAATGGATTATTAGTAGAAATCCCTGCAGGTGTACTTCATTCTCTTCACAATGAAGGGTTAGATGAACTTAGGTTTTTATATTGGGGAATTGCAATTTAG
- the murB gene encoding UDP-N-acetylmuramate dehydrogenase, translating to MKVLEDFDLTNYNSYNVYSRCKRAFFPQTEKDFVAIYQDFPSVHEKVILGGGYNVILSKSYYENDFIIIGESFSFVSFQNDGVVEAEAGLDLKSLSELALQNQLSGLEIFFDIPSSLGGAVVMNAGAGGEDIKGILIKVRYLDLHDYQIKEIYKEDIGFEYRNSFFQRNKDKIVLKAWLSLKKGNPETIKAKMNDIKTARWLKQPKEYPNAGSVFKRPKGHFVGPMIEGLGLKGYSIGGAKVSEKHAGFIVNFEKASGKDIVDLANYIKKRVFDHFGVDLEIEQRII from the coding sequence ATGAAAGTACTGGAAGATTTTGATCTCACCAATTACAATAGTTATAATGTTTATTCTAGGTGTAAAAGAGCGTTTTTTCCTCAGACAGAAAAGGATTTTGTTGCCATTTATCAGGATTTCCCTTCTGTGCATGAAAAGGTGATTCTAGGAGGGGGCTACAATGTGATATTGTCGAAGTCATATTACGAGAATGATTTTATTATAATCGGAGAGTCGTTTTCATTTGTGTCTTTTCAAAATGATGGGGTTGTGGAAGCTGAGGCGGGATTAGACCTCAAATCACTCAGTGAATTGGCTCTTCAAAATCAATTATCTGGATTGGAGATTTTTTTTGATATCCCCAGTTCCTTGGGAGGAGCTGTTGTCATGAATGCTGGCGCAGGTGGAGAAGATATTAAAGGAATTTTGATTAAAGTAAGATATTTGGATCTTCATGATTACCAGATTAAAGAAATTTATAAAGAAGATATTGGGTTCGAATATAGAAACAGTTTTTTTCAAAGAAATAAGGATAAAATTGTATTAAAAGCTTGGTTGTCTTTAAAGAAAGGGAATCCAGAAACCATAAAAGCTAAAATGAATGATATAAAAACCGCTAGATGGTTAAAGCAACCTAAAGAGTACCCAAATGCTGGTAGCGTCTTTAAAAGACCAAAAGGCCATTTTGTAGGACCCATGATCGAGGGGCTTGGACTAAAAGGTTATTCAATTGGTGGAGCCAAAGTTTCTGAAAAGCATGCTGGGTTTATAGTCAATTTTGAAAAGGCAAGTGGAAAGGATATAGTCGATTTAGCAAATTATATTAAAAAAAGAGTATTTGACCATTTTGGAGTAGATCTAGAAATAGAACAGCGGATTATATAG
- a CDS encoding UDP-N-acetylglucosamine 1-carboxyvinyltransferase, whose amino-acid sequence MKSNIIAKITGGQVPNGKVRVSGAKNAATRLLAASLISDDQVTLYNFPTELVDANYKFDFIRKSGGGVDVDSTKESVRIDPSSLENRILEDYNFPIRTTYLLVPGLIKKAGQARIPYPGGCKIGNRGYDLHIMVWEKMGAKVEELDDYIQVTTQDGFHPAEIDFPISTIGGTESALICASIAEGVTTIKNAYISPEIECLIDFLKGLGAKIEVVGNSFVKVTGRKHLQGSIFEVMPDRIEALTWIVLGILTGGDILVEDVPFSAMDIPLIHLKEAGIDYYHNSKSVRVSPECLSNGVIQPFELATGTHPGIISDMQPFYTLLGLHADGISRVFDYRYPERVKYCEELEKMYSKGLKWEKGAITTYGKKNKKPVGAHVKSTDLRGSMALVMAGLLAEGETTVENVEMALRGYNKLEEKLKSLGVTLRIE is encoded by the coding sequence ATGAAATCAAATATAATAGCAAAAATTACAGGAGGACAAGTCCCAAATGGAAAGGTTCGAGTTAGCGGGGCTAAGAACGCTGCTACTCGACTTTTGGCTGCAAGCTTAATTTCCGATGATCAGGTAACCCTATATAATTTTCCAACAGAATTGGTAGATGCCAATTACAAATTTGATTTTATCCGGAAAAGTGGGGGGGGGGTCGATGTCGATTCAACAAAAGAAAGTGTACGGATAGATCCTTCTTCCTTGGAAAATAGAATTTTGGAGGATTATAACTTTCCGATAAGAACGACTTACCTATTGGTACCGGGATTAATTAAGAAAGCTGGACAGGCCAGAATTCCTTATCCAGGTGGGTGTAAAATTGGTAACCGTGGTTATGATTTACATATCATGGTCTGGGAAAAAATGGGAGCAAAGGTGGAAGAACTGGATGATTATATTCAAGTAACTACCCAAGACGGCTTTCATCCTGCTGAGATAGATTTTCCAATTTCTACAATTGGAGGTACAGAGTCAGCTTTAATTTGTGCTTCTATAGCTGAAGGGGTGACCACAATAAAAAATGCATACATATCGCCAGAGATAGAATGTCTAATAGATTTTCTAAAAGGACTTGGAGCCAAAATCGAAGTGGTAGGAAATAGTTTTGTGAAGGTGACCGGAAGAAAACACCTTCAAGGATCTATTTTTGAAGTAATGCCAGATAGGATAGAAGCTCTAACTTGGATCGTATTAGGTATTTTGACAGGAGGAGATATACTTGTGGAAGATGTTCCATTTTCAGCGATGGATATCCCTTTAATTCATTTAAAAGAAGCAGGAATAGACTACTATCATAATAGCAAAAGTGTTCGTGTTTCCCCCGAATGTTTGTCAAACGGAGTAATTCAACCTTTTGAATTGGCTACTGGTACTCACCCTGGTATCATTTCTGATATGCAGCCTTTTTACACCCTTTTAGGTTTACATGCAGATGGCATCAGTAGGGTTTTCGATTACCGATATCCAGAGAGGGTCAAATATTGTGAAGAACTTGAAAAAATGTATTCAAAAGGATTGAAATGGGAAAAAGGAGCAATTACTACCTATGGAAAGAAGAACAAAAAACCTGTAGGAGCACATGTGAAATCAACTGATCTTCGCGGAAGTATGGCCTTGGTGATGGCAGGTTTGTTGGCAGAGGGAGAAACTACCGTAGAAAATGTGGAAATGGCTCTTAGAGGATACAATAAGCTGGAGGAAAAATTGAAATCCTTAGGAGTAACCCTTAGAATTGAATAG